The sequence TCACTGGGATAGGAACATGACTATAAAACCACCTTTTACAGATCTGGAGATCAAGAAATCTCCGGCAGGCTTCTATGAAGGCTACAGCATACCCATCGCCCTGATCAGCAAGCTCACAATGGTGCTGCTGGTGATATGGGCGCTGGTCTGGCCTGCCAACGCAAATGGCGTATTGGGCAGCGTCAACTCGGCCCTGCTGCAGGGCTTCAACAGCTTCTACGTCGTTATTGTCGGGCTGTTTGCCATTTTCCTGGCGGTGCTGGCAATTTTACCACAGACCGGACGGCGCCTCATGGGCCCCGCCGGTGAAGCCCCGGAGTTTTCAAATTTCTCCTGGTTTTCAATGATGTTCGGCGCCGGCCTCGGTGTTGGCCTGATGGTGTTTGCCACCGCTGAACCGCTCGGGCTTTGGGGATCGAACCCTGAAACAGTTTCGGGAGCCGTAAAGGGCAACAGCCCGGAAGCGCTGACCAGCGCCTACAGGTACACATTCCTGCACTACGGTTTTCATGCCTGGTCCATCTATGTGGTGACCGGCCTGTCGCTTGCCTATTATGCCTATACGCGCGACATGCCGCTGACAATCCGCTCGGCGCTGACGCCGCTGTTCGGTAAGCTCCTGAACGGCCCGGTCGGTCATATCGTCGACGTTCTCGGTGTCGTGGCTACGATCCTGGGCGTATCGGTCACCATCGGCTTCGGCGTCAGCCAGTTCATTGACGGCATGTACGCCATTACCGGCATGGACTGGATGATGGATCTGACCGGTGACGCACCCAAGCCCGGAACCGTCGGTCTTATCGTCGGCCTCGTGTGCATCATGGGCATGTCGATCATCTCGGCAGTTTCCGGTGTGGGTCGCGGGGTGAAATACCTGTCGAACCTCAACCTCGTGTTGTCTCTCATCCTGCTGACGACATTCGTCATCTTCGGCTCGTTCCTGTTTGCCATGACGACATATGCCACGGCACTGGCCGATTACATCTGGAACTTCCTGTCACTGTCGTTCGGCGCATACGGTCCGCAGTCGGCTGACGCTTATGCAGCAGCGCTGCCTGCGGAAGCCAAGGCGGCTGCCAGTGAGCTTTATGGCGGTGCCACCAATGCCTGGGGATCACTGGACGGTTTCCAGAAGGGTCTCACAGGATCAGCAGCCGCGCTCGCACCTGAAGTTCAGGCTGCCGCTTACAGCGCTGGCGAACAGGGCCGCCAGTTCGGCTGGCAGTCCGGCTGGACCACCTTCTACTGGGCATGGTGGATTGCATTCTCGCCGTTCGTCGGCCTGTTCCTTGCCCGCATCTCGAAGGGCCGCACGGTTCGTGAGTTCATCCTCGGCTGTGTCATTGCACCGTCGCTGGTGTGCTTTGCCTGGATGACCATTCTGGGCGGCACGGCAATCGACCTGGAACTGACCGGTGATGCCAATGGCGCGATCATAGCCGCGTCCAACACAGCCAAGCTGTTCGTCACCCTCGGCCAGATGATATCCGGCGGCTTCCTGTCGGCCATCACCATCATGTGTGTCGTGCTGATCATGACATTCCTGGTGACCTCGGCTGACTCCGGCATCCTGGTGATGAACACCATCATGTCCGGCGGCGAGCAGGAAACCGGCATCAAGCACCGCATCGTGTGGGGTGTCATCCTGACGCTGGTGATCGGCACACTGCTGGTTGCAGGCAAGACCAATGGCGGAGCCGACCCGATGGAGGCCCTGAAAAGCGCCATGATCATCGGCGCGCTGCCGTTCACCATGGTCATGGGCCTGATGTGCGTATCACTGACCAAAGCGCTTTATCGTGACGGTCAGCGGGACAAGCACGCAGCAGCCAGCGAGGCAGCCCCGGCTGAGTAAGCAAGACTGACCTGCCGCACTACCGGCCCCCGCTGTTCACCCAGCGGGGGCTTTTTTGTGTTTGCACCACTCGCGTAAACAGTCTGGCGGCTGCCCAACGCGCAAGCGCATCCAGCAAACTGGCCGTAACGTCAGTTTAATGATAAAAGTAACGCGCACAAATTTCCGGCCCCT is a genomic window of Anderseniella sp. Alg231-50 containing:
- a CDS encoding BCCT family transporter, with protein sequence MTIKPPFTDLEIKKSPAGFYEGYSIPIALISKLTMVLLVIWALVWPANANGVLGSVNSALLQGFNSFYVVIVGLFAIFLAVLAILPQTGRRLMGPAGEAPEFSNFSWFSMMFGAGLGVGLMVFATAEPLGLWGSNPETVSGAVKGNSPEALTSAYRYTFLHYGFHAWSIYVVTGLSLAYYAYTRDMPLTIRSALTPLFGKLLNGPVGHIVDVLGVVATILGVSVTIGFGVSQFIDGMYAITGMDWMMDLTGDAPKPGTVGLIVGLVCIMGMSIISAVSGVGRGVKYLSNLNLVLSLILLTTFVIFGSFLFAMTTYATALADYIWNFLSLSFGAYGPQSADAYAAALPAEAKAAASELYGGATNAWGSLDGFQKGLTGSAAALAPEVQAAAYSAGEQGRQFGWQSGWTTFYWAWWIAFSPFVGLFLARISKGRTVREFILGCVIAPSLVCFAWMTILGGTAIDLELTGDANGAIIAASNTAKLFVTLGQMISGGFLSAITIMCVVLIMTFLVTSADSGILVMNTIMSGGEQETGIKHRIVWGVILTLVIGTLLVAGKTNGGADPMEALKSAMIIGALPFTMVMGLMCVSLTKALYRDGQRDKHAAASEAAPAE